The Pseudomonas parafulva genome includes a window with the following:
- a CDS encoding FAD-binding and (Fe-S)-binding domain-containing protein, whose protein sequence is MIAQLPTVAPDADYPAFLQALRDSGFRGQISADYGTRTVLATDNSIYQRLPQAAVFPLDADDVARVATLMGEPRFQAIKLTPRGGGTGTNGQSLTDGVVVDLSRHMNGILEINAEQRWVRVQAGVVKDQLNAALKPHGLFFAPELSTSNRATVGGMINTDASGQGSCTYGKTRDHVLELHSILLGGERLHSLPLDEEALQAACTAPGRVGQVYRTALDICDTQAELIRTTFPPLNRCLTGYDLAHLRDEQGRFNLNSVLCGAEGSLGYVVEAKLNVLPIPKYAVLVNVRYASFMDALRDANALMAQRPLSIETVDSKVLGLAMKDIVWHSVAEYFPADPERPTLGINLVEFCGDDTIEVNAKVQAFIDHLRADTSVERLGHTLAEGAEAVTRVYAMRKRSVGLLGNVEGEVRPQPFVEDTAVPPEKLADYIAEFRALLDGYGLAYGMFGHVDAGVLHVRPALDMKDPAQAALVKPVSDAVAALTRRYGGLLWGEHGKGLRSEYVPEYFGELYPALQRLKGAFDPHNQLNPGKICTPPGASEGLTKVDGVTLRGELDRTIDERVWQAYGSAVHCNGNGACYNYDPNDAMCPSWKATRERRHSPKGRASLMREWLRLQGDAGVDVLEVARKPVSWIKGLPARLRNERARRQGQADFSHEVYDAMAGCLACKSCAGQCPIKVNVPDFRSRFLELYHTRYQRPLRDYLIGSLEFTIPYLAHAPGLYNAVMSSKWVSRLLAEQVGMVDSPLISRFNFQATLTRCGVGMATVPALRELTPAQRERSIVLVQDAFTRYFETPLLSAFIDLAHRLGHKVYLAPYSANGKPLHVQGFLGAFAKAAVRNAAQLKALADCGVPLVGLDPAMTLVYRQEYLKVPGLEGCPTVLLPQEWLLGALPEQAAGCTSTFRLMAHCTEKTNAPASTRQWEQVFERIGLKLITEATGCCGMSGTYGHEARNQQTSKNIFEQSWALKLDKEGEPLATGYSCRSQVKRMAGRPMRHPLEVVLQYARG, encoded by the coding sequence ATGATCGCCCAGCTACCTACCGTTGCCCCTGACGCCGACTACCCGGCATTTCTCCAAGCCCTGCGTGACAGTGGTTTCCGTGGCCAGATCAGCGCCGACTACGGTACCCGAACCGTCCTGGCCACCGACAACTCCATCTACCAGCGTCTGCCGCAGGCCGCGGTGTTCCCCCTGGACGCCGATGACGTGGCGCGGGTCGCCACGCTGATGGGCGAGCCGCGTTTCCAGGCGATCAAACTGACCCCGCGCGGCGGCGGCACGGGCACCAATGGCCAGTCGTTGACCGATGGCGTGGTCGTGGACCTGTCGCGGCACATGAACGGCATTCTTGAAATCAATGCCGAGCAGCGTTGGGTGCGGGTGCAGGCGGGTGTGGTCAAGGACCAGCTCAACGCCGCCCTCAAACCCCATGGCTTGTTCTTTGCGCCTGAACTGTCCACGTCGAACCGGGCGACCGTGGGTGGCATGATCAACACCGACGCCAGCGGGCAGGGCAGTTGCACCTATGGCAAAACGCGCGACCATGTGCTTGAGCTGCACAGCATCCTGCTCGGGGGGGAACGCCTGCACAGCCTGCCGCTCGACGAAGAGGCGCTGCAGGCTGCGTGTACGGCGCCCGGTCGCGTGGGTCAGGTGTACCGCACGGCCCTGGATATCTGCGATACCCAGGCTGAACTCATCCGCACCACCTTTCCCCCGCTTAATCGCTGCCTGACCGGCTACGACCTGGCGCACCTGCGCGACGAGCAGGGCCGCTTCAACCTCAACAGTGTGCTGTGCGGCGCCGAGGGGTCGCTGGGGTATGTGGTCGAGGCCAAGCTCAACGTGCTGCCGATTCCCAAGTATGCCGTCCTGGTGAACGTACGGTACGCAAGCTTCATGGACGCGCTGCGCGATGCCAATGCCTTGATGGCGCAGCGGCCGCTGTCCATCGAGACCGTCGATTCCAAAGTGCTCGGGCTGGCGATGAAGGACATCGTCTGGCACAGCGTGGCCGAGTATTTCCCGGCCGACCCCGAGCGCCCCACGCTGGGCATCAACCTGGTCGAGTTCTGCGGTGATGACACCATCGAGGTCAACGCCAAGGTCCAGGCGTTTATCGATCACTTGCGCGCCGACACCAGCGTCGAGCGTCTCGGCCATACGCTGGCCGAGGGCGCTGAGGCGGTGACCCGCGTCTACGCCATGCGCAAGCGCTCGGTCGGCCTGCTGGGCAATGTCGAAGGCGAAGTGCGGCCGCAGCCCTTCGTCGAGGATACGGCGGTGCCACCGGAAAAACTCGCCGACTACATCGCCGAGTTCCGTGCCTTGCTCGACGGCTACGGGTTGGCGTACGGCATGTTCGGCCACGTCGATGCCGGCGTGCTGCACGTGCGCCCCGCGCTGGACATGAAGGACCCGGCTCAGGCGGCCTTGGTCAAGCCTGTCTCCGATGCGGTGGCTGCGTTGACCCGTCGCTACGGCGGTTTGTTGTGGGGCGAGCATGGCAAGGGCCTGCGTTCTGAGTACGTGCCCGAGTATTTTGGCGAGCTGTACCCGGCACTGCAGCGCCTCAAAGGCGCGTTCGACCCGCACAACCAGCTCAACCCCGGCAAGATCTGCACACCGCCCGGTGCCAGCGAGGGCCTGACCAAGGTCGATGGCGTGACCTTGCGTGGCGAGTTGGACCGCACCATCGATGAGCGGGTCTGGCAGGCCTATGGCAGCGCCGTGCATTGCAACGGCAACGGTGCCTGCTACAACTACGACCCGAACGACGCCATGTGCCCGTCGTGGAAGGCGACTCGTGAACGTCGGCACTCGCCCAAAGGGCGGGCTTCGCTCATGCGCGAGTGGTTGCGCCTGCAGGGTGATGCGGGCGTGGATGTATTGGAGGTGGCGCGCAAGCCGGTTTCATGGATCAAAGGGCTGCCTGCGCGGTTGCGCAACGAGCGGGCGCGGCGCCAGGGTCAGGCTGACTTTTCCCATGAAGTTTATGACGCAATGGCTGGCTGCCTGGCCTGCAAGTCCTGCGCAGGGCAGTGCCCGATCAAGGTCAACGTACCTGATTTTCGCTCGCGTTTTCTCGAGCTGTACCACACCCGGTACCAGCGCCCTCTGCGTGACTACTTGATCGGCTCGCTGGAGTTCACCATCCCCTATCTGGCCCATGCGCCTGGTCTGTACAACGCGGTGATGAGCTCGAAATGGGTCAGCCGCCTGCTGGCCGAGCAGGTAGGCATGGTCGATAGCCCGTTGATCAGCCGTTTCAACTTCCAGGCGACCCTGACACGCTGTGGCGTGGGCATGGCTACGGTGCCGGCGCTGCGCGAACTGACGCCTGCCCAACGCGAGCGCAGCATCGTGCTGGTGCAAGATGCCTTCACCCGTTACTTCGAGACGCCGTTGCTGTCGGCATTCATCGACTTGGCGCATCGCCTGGGCCACAAGGTTTACTTGGCACCGTACAGTGCCAATGGCAAGCCACTGCATGTTCAGGGCTTTCTGGGTGCCTTCGCCAAGGCCGCCGTGCGCAATGCCGCCCAGCTCAAGGCGTTGGCTGACTGCGGCGTACCGTTGGTCGGGCTGGATCCGGCCATGACCCTCGTCTATCGCCAGGAATACCTGAAAGTGCCTGGGCTCGAGGGGTGCCCCACTGTGCTGTTGCCTCAGGAATGGCTGCTGGGCGCACTGCCCGAGCAAGCGGCAGGGTGCACGTCCACCTTCCGTCTGATGGCCCATTGCACCGAGAAGACCAACGCCCCTGCCAGTACCCGGCAGTGGGAGCAGGTGTTCGAACGCATTGGGCTCAAGCTGATCACCGAGGCCACCGGCTGCTGCGGCATGTCAGGTACCTATGGACACGAGGCGCGTAATCAGCAGACCTCAAAGAACATCTTCGAACAGTCCTGGGCGCTGAAACTGGATAAGGAGGGGGAGCCATTGGCGACCGGTTATTCCTGCCGCAGCCAGGTCAAGCGCATGGCTGGGCGGCCGATGCGTCATCCATTGGAAGTGGTGTTGCAGTACGCCAGGGGCTGA
- a CDS encoding LysR substrate-binding domain-containing protein, giving the protein MNYRHLTPSMSLLLAFEAAARHQSYTRAATELSLTQSAVSRQVQALEQQLGLTLFRREGRQVRLTDVGRLYQRELSEALGRIRGATLQALAYQSGVGTLRLATLPTFGSKWLLPRLNDFYKAHPGMLVHLHSRIEAIDFDTSEIDAAIGVASRDLPGLISHRLHAEELLVILPAQAANEQPHWSPTRISEQLLLNVANNPHAWGEWFSHHGLPHRSMRLGPSFELTSHLIQAVQAGIGVGLVPRVLVQDELAKGALYSPGLAFASQRSYYLIYPPRNEALPSLRAFRAWLLEQI; this is encoded by the coding sequence ATGAATTACCGCCACCTGACCCCGTCCATGTCCCTGCTGCTGGCCTTCGAGGCGGCCGCCAGGCACCAGAGCTACACCCGCGCCGCCACTGAACTGTCGCTGACCCAGAGCGCGGTCAGCCGGCAGGTTCAGGCGCTGGAACAGCAACTGGGCCTTACCCTGTTTCGCCGCGAGGGTCGCCAGGTACGGTTGACGGACGTCGGCCGGCTGTACCAGCGCGAGCTCAGCGAAGCACTGGGCCGCATTCGGGGCGCGACCCTCCAGGCGCTGGCCTACCAGTCCGGGGTCGGCACACTGCGCCTGGCCACCCTGCCCACCTTTGGCTCCAAATGGCTGTTGCCGCGCCTGAACGACTTCTACAAGGCGCACCCTGGCATGCTCGTGCACTTGCATTCACGGATCGAAGCCATCGACTTCGACACCAGCGAGATCGACGCCGCCATTGGCGTGGCCAGCCGTGACCTGCCGGGGCTGATCAGCCATCGCCTGCATGCCGAGGAGCTGCTGGTGATTCTCCCGGCGCAGGCCGCGAACGAACAACCGCACTGGAGCCCCACCCGCATCAGCGAGCAGTTGCTGTTGAACGTGGCCAACAACCCCCATGCCTGGGGTGAATGGTTCTCGCACCACGGCCTGCCCCACCGAAGCATGCGCCTGGGCCCCAGCTTCGAGTTGACCTCGCACTTGATTCAGGCCGTGCAGGCGGGGATTGGGGTGGGCCTGGTGCCCCGCGTGCTCGTGCAAGACGAGCTGGCCAAAGGAGCGCTGTACAGCCCAGGCCTGGCATTCGCCAGTCAGCGCAGTTATTACCTGATCTATCCACCGCGTAACGAGGCGCTACCTTCGCTGCGGGCGTTCAGGGCGTGGCTGCTGGAACAGATCTGA
- a CDS encoding amino acid permease, with translation MSGHDKHSGELKRGLKNRHIQLIALGGAIGTGLFLGSAGVMKSAGPSMILGYAICGFIAFMIMRQLGEMIVEEPVAGSFSHFAHTYWGGFAGFLSGWNCWVLYILVGMSELSAVGKYVHYWWPEIPTWVTAAAFFVLINAINLMNVKFFGEAEFWFAIIKVVAIVSMIGLGAYLLTSGSGGPDATVANLWSHGGFFPHGVSGLVMALAFIMFSFGGLEMLGFTAAEADKPKTVIPKAINQVIYRILIFYVGALVILLSLTPWDTLVASIDASGGSYGSSPFVQVFSLLGSDVAANLLNFVVLTAALSVYNSGTYCNARMLLGMAEQGDAPAALAKVDKRGVPVRSILVSAAVTLIAVLLNYLMPSSALELLMSLVVATLVINWAMISYSHLKFRQHLNRTGQKPLFKALWYPYGNYVVLAFVVLILGIMLQIPGIQVSVYAIPVWLLCMFVAYVIKSRRKGVVPAAIGSTAK, from the coding sequence ATGAGTGGACACGACAAGCATTCAGGCGAGCTCAAGCGGGGCCTGAAGAACCGCCATATTCAGTTGATCGCTTTGGGTGGCGCCATCGGTACCGGCCTGTTCCTGGGTTCGGCAGGCGTGATGAAATCCGCCGGGCCCTCGATGATCCTGGGCTACGCGATCTGTGGCTTCATCGCTTTCATGATCATGCGCCAGTTGGGCGAAATGATCGTCGAGGAGCCCGTGGCCGGATCGTTCAGCCATTTCGCCCATACCTACTGGGGGGGCTTTGCCGGCTTCCTGTCGGGCTGGAACTGCTGGGTGCTGTACATCCTGGTGGGCATGTCCGAACTGTCTGCCGTGGGCAAGTACGTGCACTACTGGTGGCCGGAAATCCCTACCTGGGTGACAGCCGCTGCCTTCTTCGTGCTGATCAACGCCATCAACCTGATGAACGTGAAGTTCTTCGGCGAGGCCGAGTTCTGGTTTGCCATCATCAAGGTGGTGGCCATTGTCAGCATGATCGGCCTGGGTGCCTACCTGCTGACCAGCGGCAGCGGCGGGCCTGACGCGACCGTGGCCAACCTGTGGTCGCACGGTGGCTTCTTCCCCCATGGGGTCAGTGGGTTGGTGATGGCCTTGGCGTTCATCATGTTCTCGTTCGGGGGGCTGGAGATGCTCGGCTTCACGGCCGCAGAAGCTGACAAGCCCAAGACCGTGATCCCCAAGGCCATCAACCAGGTCATCTACCGTATCCTGATTTTCTACGTCGGCGCGTTGGTGATCCTGTTGTCGCTCACGCCATGGGACACCTTGGTCGCCAGCATCGATGCCTCCGGCGGCAGCTACGGCAGCAGCCCGTTCGTGCAGGTGTTCTCGTTGCTGGGCAGCGATGTGGCCGCCAACCTGCTGAACTTCGTGGTCCTGACCGCGGCCTTGTCGGTGTACAACAGCGGCACCTACTGCAATGCCCGCATGTTGCTGGGCATGGCCGAGCAGGGCGATGCGCCGGCTGCCCTGGCCAAGGTCGACAAGCGTGGCGTACCGGTGCGTTCGATTCTGGTGTCGGCGGCCGTAACCCTGATCGCCGTGCTGCTCAACTACCTGATGCCTTCCAGCGCGCTGGAGCTGCTGATGTCGCTGGTCGTGGCCACCCTGGTGATCAACTGGGCCATGATCAGCTACTCGCACCTCAAGTTCCGCCAGCACCTCAACCGCACGGGCCAGAAACCCCTGTTCAAGGCGCTGTGGTACCCCTATGGCAACTATGTGGTGCTGGCGTTCGTGGTCCTGATCCTGGGCATCATGCTGCAGATTCCGGGTATCCAGGTTTCCGTCTACGCCATTCCGGTCTGGTTGCTCTGCATGTTCGTCGCTTATGTCATCAAGTCACGGCGCAAGGGCGTTGTCCCTGCGGCCATTGGCAGCACCGCCAAATAA
- the rluB gene encoding 23S rRNA pseudouridine(2605) synthase RluB translates to MSEQDLQDTQITPPVGEKLQKVLARIGVGSRRDVEAWISQGRIKVNGVAATLGQRVDLHDAIAVDGKLIKREEAAEATRRVIMYNKPDGEICTRDDPEGRPTVFDRLPRPKEGRWINIGRLDINTTGLLLFTTDGELANRLMHPSYEMDREYAVRVRGEVDDEMLERLKAGVMLEDGPAKFTDIQKAPGGEGFNHWYHCVVMEGRNREVRRLWESQGMVVSRLKRVRFGPVFLNSDLPMGRWREMTQGEIDILAAEVGLQPVALPAMKLKAKDKMERLQRKSSRPLGRGERVRSLRPAQDGAAAGERPARPTREESPRKGNRGSAVAERPSEMRKRPAKPEGDKPAGRGRGKPRG, encoded by the coding sequence ATGAGTGAGCAAGACCTGCAAGATACCCAGATCACCCCACCTGTTGGCGAGAAGCTGCAGAAAGTTCTCGCGCGCATTGGCGTGGGCTCGCGCCGTGACGTCGAGGCCTGGATCAGCCAGGGCCGCATCAAGGTCAACGGCGTTGCAGCCACCCTTGGCCAGCGCGTCGACCTGCATGACGCCATTGCTGTGGACGGCAAGCTGATCAAGCGTGAAGAGGCGGCCGAGGCGACGCGCCGGGTGATCATGTACAACAAGCCCGATGGCGAGATCTGCACCCGCGACGACCCGGAAGGTCGCCCGACCGTGTTCGATCGCCTGCCACGCCCCAAGGAAGGTCGCTGGATCAACATCGGCCGTCTGGACATCAACACCACCGGTCTGCTGCTGTTCACCACCGACGGTGAGCTGGCCAACCGCCTGATGCACCCGTCGTACGAAATGGACCGCGAATACGCCGTGCGCGTACGTGGGGAAGTGGACGACGAGATGCTCGAGCGCCTGAAGGCGGGTGTCATGCTCGAGGACGGCCCGGCCAAGTTCACCGACATCCAAAAGGCACCAGGCGGCGAAGGCTTCAACCACTGGTACCACTGCGTGGTGATGGAAGGCCGTAACCGTGAGGTGCGTCGCCTGTGGGAGTCGCAGGGCATGGTGGTCAGCCGCCTGAAGCGTGTGCGCTTTGGCCCGGTGTTCCTCAACTCGGACTTGCCCATGGGCCGCTGGCGTGAAATGACCCAGGGTGAAATTGACATCCTGGCGGCCGAGGTGGGCTTGCAGCCCGTGGCGTTGCCGGCCATGAAGCTCAAGGCCAAGGACAAGATGGAGCGCCTGCAGCGCAAATCGTCCCGCCCCCTGGGCCGTGGTGAGCGCGTGCGTAGCCTGCGCCCAGCCCAGGACGGCGCAGCGGCCGGCGAGCGCCCAGCACGCCCGACGCGCGAAGAGTCGCCACGCAAAGGCAACCGTGGCAGCGCAGTGGCCGAGCGCCCGAGCGAAATGCGCAAGCGCCCGGCCAAGCCCGAGGGTGACAAGCCAGCTGGCCGTGGTCGCGGCAAGCCGCGCGGCTGA
- the scpB gene encoding SMC-Scp complex subunit ScpB, with product MNLNDPRDLAPLIEAFLLASGKPQSLERLYELFEEPERPEPKTFKRALEVLGKSCAGRAFELKEVANGYRLQIREDYAPWVGRLWEERPQRYSRALLETLALIAYRQPITRGEIEDVRGVAVNSNIVKTLVEREWIRVVGHREVPGRPALFATTKAFLDHFNLRSLDELPALAELREMEPEPALDPDDAPVPAHLQALADASLGEDEEAEPVKDETSFRSLLVELDAMEQGLKTDFDDVLQHDPGAEASLEGEQNEQA from the coding sequence ATGAACCTGAATGACCCCCGCGACCTGGCCCCGCTGATCGAAGCCTTCCTGCTGGCCTCTGGCAAGCCACAATCGCTCGAGCGCCTGTACGAGCTGTTCGAGGAGCCCGAGCGGCCCGAGCCGAAGACATTCAAGCGCGCACTCGAGGTGCTGGGCAAGTCGTGCGCCGGTCGTGCGTTCGAGCTCAAGGAAGTGGCCAATGGTTATCGGCTGCAGATTCGCGAGGATTACGCCCCTTGGGTCGGCCGGCTGTGGGAAGAGCGCCCGCAGCGCTACTCCCGGGCGCTGCTCGAGACCCTGGCGCTGATCGCCTATCGCCAGCCCATCACCCGTGGTGAAATCGAGGACGTGCGTGGCGTGGCGGTCAACAGCAACATCGTCAAGACGTTGGTCGAGCGCGAGTGGATACGCGTGGTGGGCCATCGGGAAGTGCCCGGGCGGCCGGCCCTGTTCGCCACGACCAAGGCGTTTCTGGATCATTTCAACCTCCGCAGCCTGGATGAGCTGCCAGCACTGGCCGAATTGCGCGAGATGGAGCCCGAGCCCGCGCTCGACCCGGACGACGCCCCGGTACCGGCGCACTTGCAGGCCCTGGCCGACGCCAGCCTGGGCGAGGACGAAGAGGCTGAACCGGTCAAGGACGAGACCAGCTTTCGCAGCCTGCTCGTGGAGCTCGACGCCATGGAGCAGGGCCTCAAGACCGATTTCGACGACGTGCTCCAGCACGACCCTGGTGCCGAAGCATCGCTGGAGGGGGAGCAGAACGAGCAGGCCTGA
- a CDS encoding segregation and condensation protein A — protein MEVILEAFEGPLDLLLYLIRKQNIDILDIPVAEITRQYMGYVELMKTVRLELAAEYLVMAAMLAEIKSRMLLPRSVTVEEEEGDPRAELIRRLQEYERFKAAAEGLDGLPRVGRDLVVPCLEAPQAKVRKLLPQVSLPELLASMAEVMRRNDLFESHQISRETLSTRERMGQVLERLKDGGFVAFIDLFAPDEGKLGVVVTFMAVLELVKESLVELVQNEAFAAIHVRLRPAPAEDAHEPE, from the coding sequence CTGGAGGTCATTCTCGAAGCGTTTGAAGGGCCGCTGGACCTGCTGCTGTACCTGATTCGCAAGCAGAACATCGACATCCTCGATATCCCGGTGGCAGAAATCACGCGCCAGTACATGGGCTACGTCGAGTTGATGAAAACCGTGCGCCTTGAGCTGGCTGCCGAGTACCTGGTGATGGCCGCCATGCTGGCTGAAATCAAGTCGCGCATGCTGCTGCCGCGCAGCGTCACGGTCGAGGAGGAGGAGGGCGACCCGCGCGCCGAGCTGATCCGACGCCTCCAGGAGTATGAACGCTTCAAGGCTGCCGCTGAGGGACTGGACGGGTTGCCCAGGGTCGGTCGTGACCTGGTCGTGCCGTGCCTGGAGGCGCCCCAGGCAAAGGTACGTAAACTGTTGCCGCAGGTCAGCCTGCCGGAGCTGCTGGCATCCATGGCCGAAGTGATGCGCCGCAACGACCTGTTCGAAAGCCACCAGATCAGCCGAGAGACCCTTTCGACCCGAGAGCGCATGGGGCAGGTGCTGGAACGCTTGAAAGACGGAGGTTTCGTGGCCTTCATCGATCTGTTCGCCCCCGATGAAGGCAAGCTGGGGGTGGTGGTCACGTTCATGGCTGTGTTGGAACTAGTAAAGGAAAGCCTCGTCGAACTGGTGCAAAATGAAGCCTTTGCCGCCATCCATGTGCGGTTACGCCCTGCTCCTGCTGAAGACGCCCATGAACCTGAATGA
- a CDS encoding L-threonylcarbamoyladenylate synthase produces the protein MSQFFQIHPENPQPRLIRQAVEIIRKGGVVVYPTDSAYALGCQIGDKSAIERVRRLRGLDKTHNFTLMCCDMSQLGLYAKVDTGTFRLLKAHVPGPYTFILNGTREVPRLLLHEKRRTIGLRVPDHAITLALLAELGEPLMSVSLILPGDAEPMTDPYEIRQRLEHHVDLVIDGGYGDLKASTIIDLSGEEPELIREGCGDPTPFLVSA, from the coding sequence GTGAGCCAATTTTTCCAGATTCACCCGGAAAACCCACAGCCGCGGCTGATACGCCAGGCGGTCGAGATCATTCGCAAGGGTGGGGTCGTGGTCTACCCGACCGACTCGGCCTATGCACTGGGTTGCCAGATCGGTGACAAGTCAGCCATCGAACGGGTGCGCCGTTTGCGTGGGTTGGACAAGACCCACAACTTCACCCTCATGTGCTGCGACATGTCGCAGCTGGGCTTGTATGCCAAGGTCGATACCGGCACCTTCCGGCTGCTCAAGGCCCATGTGCCGGGGCCGTACACCTTCATTCTCAACGGCACCCGCGAAGTGCCGCGCCTGTTGTTGCATGAAAAACGCCGCACCATCGGCTTGCGCGTGCCTGACCATGCCATCACCCTTGCACTGCTTGCCGAGCTGGGTGAACCCTTGATGAGCGTGAGCCTGATCCTGCCTGGCGACGCCGAACCCATGACCGATCCCTACGAAATCCGCCAGCGCCTGGAACACCATGTCGATCTGGTGATCGATGGCGGCTACGGTGACCTCAAGGCGTCGACCATCATCGACCTGTCAGGCGAGGAGCCCGAGCTGATTCGAGAGGGCTGCGGCGACCCTACTCCGTTCTTGGTCAGCGCGTGA
- a CDS encoding PHP domain-containing protein: MNVDLHCHSTASDGALSPSALVARAFEHGVRTLALTDHDTLEGLAEARQACREHGMQWVSGVELSCTWGGATIHILGYNFPVDAPPLLAAIEALHRGRWLRAEEIDRRLAAKGMPGALEGARQIQQALGDSGNAPARPHFADYLVRAGHVKDRGEAFRKWLGAGKLGDVKQHWPSLEETVATLRQSNAWVSLAHPMHYELTRSKRRRLIADYIQAGGQALEVVNGMMPAEQVGTLSILTREFGLLASAGSDFHGPGTWGEIGAYRPLPEDLPPVWHRFSHEQPLPV; encoded by the coding sequence ATGAATGTTGATCTGCACTGTCACAGCACGGCCTCCGATGGCGCCTTGTCGCCTTCGGCCTTGGTCGCCCGGGCCTTCGAGCACGGGGTGCGTACGCTGGCGCTCACCGACCACGATACCCTCGAAGGCCTGGCCGAGGCCCGCCAAGCCTGCCGCGAGCACGGCATGCAATGGGTCAGCGGCGTCGAGCTGTCCTGCACCTGGGGCGGCGCAACCATTCATATACTCGGTTACAACTTTCCCGTGGACGCTCCGCCCTTGTTGGCAGCGATCGAGGCCCTGCACCGCGGCCGCTGGTTGCGTGCCGAGGAAATCGACAGGCGCCTGGCGGCCAAGGGCATGCCCGGGGCGCTGGAAGGTGCCCGGCAAATCCAGCAGGCGCTCGGTGACAGTGGCAATGCCCCGGCCCGGCCACACTTTGCCGATTATCTGGTGCGTGCCGGCCACGTCAAAGACCGTGGCGAGGCCTTCCGCAAGTGGCTCGGCGCCGGCAAGCTCGGTGACGTCAAGCAGCATTGGCCATCACTGGAGGAAACCGTTGCCACCCTGCGCCAGTCCAATGCATGGGTGAGCCTGGCGCATCCCATGCATTACGAGCTGACGCGCAGCAAGCGCAGGCGCCTGATTGCCGACTATATTCAGGCAGGCGGGCAGGCGCTTGAAGTGGTCAATGGGATGATGCCGGCCGAGCAGGTGGGCACTTTGTCCATCCTCACCCGTGAGTTCGGGCTGCTGGCAAGTGCTGGCAGTGACTTCCATGGCCCCGGCACCTGGGGCGAAATCGGTGCCTATCGGCCTTTGCCCGAGGACCTGCCACCTGTGTGGCACCGTTTCAGCCATGAACAGCCATTGCCGGTTTGA
- a CDS encoding septation protein A — translation MKQFIDFIPLLLFFIVYKLDPRPVELAGHSFEFGGIYSATAMLIISSLVVYGALFLRQRKLEKGQWLTLVACLVFGGLTLAFHSETFLKWKAPVVNWLFALAFAGSHFIGDRVLIKRIMGHALTLPDAIWARLNLAWIAFFLFCGAANLFVAFTFPAFWVDFKVFGSLGMTVLFLVAQGLYLSRHLQDTSSASKPKD, via the coding sequence GTGAAACAATTCATCGATTTCATCCCGCTGCTGCTGTTCTTCATCGTCTACAAACTGGATCCACGGCCTGTCGAGCTGGCCGGACACAGCTTCGAATTCGGTGGTATCTACAGTGCCACTGCCATGCTGATCATCAGCTCGCTGGTGGTATACGGCGCGTTGTTCCTGCGCCAGCGCAAGCTTGAGAAAGGCCAGTGGCTGACGCTGGTCGCCTGCCTGGTGTTTGGCGGCCTGACCCTGGCCTTTCACAGCGAAACCTTCCTCAAATGGAAGGCGCCCGTGGTGAACTGGCTGTTCGCCCTGGCCTTCGCCGGTAGCCACTTCATAGGCGACCGGGTACTGATCAAGCGCATCATGGGCCACGCGCTGACCTTGCCCGATGCCATCTGGGCCCGCTTGAACCTCGCCTGGATCGCATTCTTCCTGTTCTGCGGCGCCGCCAACCTGTTCGTCGCCTTCACCTTCCCGGCGTTCTGGGTCGACTTCAAGGTGTTCGGCAGCCTGGGCATGACCGTGCTGTTCCTGGTGGCCCAAGGGCTGTACCTGTCGCGCCATCTGCAAGATACCTCCTCTGCCTCCAAACCCAAGGACTGA
- a CDS encoding YciI family protein, translating into MLYAIIASDVANSLEKRLAARPAHIERLQQLKAQGRVVLAGPHPAIDSNDPGQAGFSGSLIVAEFDSLSAAQAWADADPYIAAGVYDQVVVKPFKQVLP; encoded by the coding sequence ATGCTCTACGCCATCATTGCCAGCGACGTCGCCAACTCCCTGGAAAAACGCCTGGCTGCCCGCCCGGCCCATATCGAGCGCCTCCAGCAGCTCAAGGCGCAAGGCCGCGTGGTACTGGCCGGGCCACACCCGGCCATCGACAGCAACGACCCAGGCCAGGCCGGCTTCAGCGGCAGCCTGATCGTGGCCGAGTTCGATTCCCTGAGCGCCGCCCAAGCCTGGGCCGATGCCGATCCGTACATCGCTGCAGGCGTCTACGACCAGGTCGTGGTCAAGCCCTTCAAGCAAGTGCTGCCTTGA